From one Amaranthus tricolor cultivar Red isolate AtriRed21 chromosome 17, ASM2621246v1, whole genome shotgun sequence genomic stretch:
- the LOC130804694 gene encoding DNA repair protein UVH3 isoform X2, with translation MQPITDGGVDPAVLAALPPSIQLDLLVQMRERLMAENRQKYQKVKKAPQKFSELQIEAYLKTVAFRREIDQVQKAASGKGVGDVQTSRIASESNREYIFSSSFSGDKLLLASGGAEKNPVEQQSTEKKDSSFDILNAMVSATKSNSEAGSDVDGTVQTFLDERGRMRVSRRRAMGIRMTSDLQRNIDLLNELEQERTVSTEANARKTLDMEVHPGKSKSLEAPNEFNCSIMQNSEVKSLEPEIPKDTLSETCITISFDDHDGKQNSLDGVDDLFAHLVAGDHVPFSSDDNSTSDIEWEEGTIGRERGSSSDGNKLETNSFYALYENDTGSDVEWEEGTSIMHDKSCIKSLDVEEISGKETVMKWPDQPSDVREHVLSFSADVQKAISKGSAEEEAALQEAVRRSIQDLTDGKASSTCNIEQQLESCSPLPSSHLDRVLDGNLQSQSTFDNQKSQSTIDECDRSNLLTEKNTFESSFSGTHLTSSDLTTAGPVHCIDTKDLHEQQINTSTETNHDSNFESGFVTQTDMATDSLNGTIPKKLTDDKDNDEAIPMSNPNEVYEYFVGQTTSVSAEQTLHGNSKKIEGKDGIYLVGLNEICHDMNFASKDEENTLKPLGSSLEDELLVLDQEFKSLGDEQRKLERNADSANAEMFVECQELLQMFGLPYIIAPMEAEAQCAYMELANLVDGVVTDDSDVFLFGAQSVYKNIFDDRKYVETYLMKDIESELGLNREKLIRMALLLGSDYTEGVSGIGIVNAIEVVNAFPEEDGLQKFREWIESPDPAILGKLGVEQRSSSKKKGSRTSKKGTNNSKNKREGSAADYNPGQEDDDIEARNDVQNNKLSFMNKHRNVSKNWHIPASFPSNAVISAYEAPQVDKSTEPFAWGKPDIFSLRRLCWEKFAWSSQKADELLLPVLKEYNKHETQLRLEAFYSFNERFAKIRSKRIQKAVKGITGKQSLDIDEAGEHENPAKQKTEGRAFGNKRKKSNVGERTNSAKGKQKGGLSTEVRSTGLCTEADKQGLSHAQSSRLKGRRNGTASGRSKQNDSSDSELNDTSTRNYNSSSDEHEHEAIAQSVRRSKRARKPASYFEEEEETDVSTKKCRKEDLETADYIEQDLATEDLLEQSFAGDYLVNGGGFCAEEEQVETESDQMSSIQRDTSSIDANREYLQMGGGFCVDDEDDLGLRKYDEGGASACGEYDEDAYAPITTCPSENVTALPSVPDTTVQGDLYMGDQRKTTDGSLSTLAPTNNKGAPTSVNPFSAIPYLKKKRKR, from the exons ATGCAGCCAATAACTGATGGAGGTGTGGATCCAGCTGTATTAGCTGCTTTGCCTCCATCTATACAGCTTGATCTACTTGTTCAG ATGAGGGAAAGATTGATGGCCGAGAATAGACAGAAGTATCAAAAAGTTAAAAAG GCTCCTCAGAAATTCTCTGAACTCCAAATTGAGGCATATCTTAAAACAGTAGCTTTCCGGCGTGAAATTGATCAAGTTCAAAAAGCGGCTTCTGGGAAGGGTGTTGGTGATGTTCAGACTTCTCGCATCGCATCTGAATCTAATAGAGAATAcattttttcatcatcattttccgGTGATAAACT ACTTCTCGCGTCAGGTGGAGCTGAAAAAAATCCTGTGGAACAACAAAGTACAGAAAAGAAGGATTCTTCATTTGATATTCTGAATGCCATGGTTTCTGCTACCAAGTCAAATTCAGAAGCTGGATCAGATGTTGATGGAACTGTTCAGACTTTCTTAGATGAGAGAGGGCGTATGCGTGTCAGTAGAAGAAGAGCTATGGGCATTCGTATGACTAGCGATTTGCAGAGGAACATTGATTTGCTGAATGAACTGGAACAGGAGAGAACAGTTAGTACTGAAGCAAATGCTCGCAAAACTCTTGATATGGAGGTTCATCCTGGAAAATCTAAATCTTTGGAGGCACCGAATGAATTTAATTGTAGCATCATGCAAAATAGCGAAGTCAAATCATTAGAGCCTGAGATCCCTAAAGATACGCTAAGTGAAACTTGTATAACGATATCTTTTGATGATCATGATGGGAAGCAAAACTCTCTAGATGGTGTTGATGACCTTTTTGCTCATCTGGTGGCTGGGGATCACGTACCATTTTCTTCTGATGACAATTCTACCTCAGATATTGAATGGGAAGAGGGTACGATTGGTAGGGAAAGAGGGAGTTCTTCTGACGGTAATAAACTTGAAACAAATTCTTTTTATGCTCTATATGAAAATGACACGGGATCTGATGTGGAATGGGAAGAAGGTACTAGTATAATGCATGATAAATCTTGTATAAAGTCTCTTGATGTAGAAGAAATCAGTGGTAAAGAGACCGTCATGAAGTGGCCGGATCAACCATCTGATGTTCGTGAACATGTGCTATCTTTTTCAGCTGATGTCCAGAAGGCTATCTCAAAAGGGTCTGCTGAAGAAGAAGCTGCTTTGCAGGAGGCTGTGAGGAGGAGTATCCAGGATCTAACTGATGGAAAGGCAAGTTCCACCTGCAATATAGAACAGCAGCTGGAAAGTTGCAGTCCTTTGCCTAGCTCACATCTGGATAGGGTTTTGGATGGTAATCTGCAATCTCAATCAACTTTTGATAATCAGAAATCTCAATCAACAATTGATGAGTGTGACCGATCTAATCTCCTTACTGAAAAGAATACATTTGAGTCTAGCTTTTCTGGCACACACTTGACATCATCTGATCTTACTACTGCTGGACCAGTTCATTGCATAGACACAAAGGACCTACATGAGCAGCAAATAAATACTAGCACAGAGACTAATCATGATAGTAATTTTGAGAGTGGTTTTGTTACTCAAACAGACATGGCTACTGATTCTTTAAATGGTACCATACCCAAAAAGTTAACTGATGACAAGGATAATGATGAAGCTATTCCCATGAGCAATCCTAATGAAGTATATGAATATTTCGTTGGACAAACAACATCTGTCTCGGCAGAGCAGACATTACACGGTAATTCCAAAAAGATAGAAGGTAAAGATGGTATCTATCTTGTTGGTTTGAACGAAATATGCCATGATATGAACTTCGCTTCCAAAGATGAGGAAAACACTCTTAAACCTCTTGGATCCTCCTTGGAGGATGAATTATTAGTGCTTGATCAAGAATTCAAAAGTCTTGGGgatgaacaaagaaaacttgAAAGGAATGCAGATTCTGCTAATGCTGAAATGTTTGTGGAGTGTCAG GAATTGCTCCAAATGTTTGGCTTACCATATATAATTGCACCAATGGAAGCAGAAGCTCAATGTGCTTATATGGAGCTTGCAAATCTTGTAGATGGGGTTGTCACCGACGATTCTGATGTTTTTCTCTTTGGAGCCCAAAGTGTctacaaaaatatatttgatgaCCGCAAATATGTCGAGACCTATCTTATGAAG GATATTGAAAGTGAGCTTGGGTTGAACAGAGAGAAATTAATTCGCATGGCTTTGTTACTTGGAAGTGATTATACCGAAGGTGTAAG TGGAATTGGTATTGTCAATGCTATTGAAGTTGTAAATGCATTTCCTGAGGAAGATGGGCTCCAAAAATTTCGTGAATGGATTGAATCACCTGATCCCGCAATTCTCGGAAAATTAGGAGTGGAACAAAGATCGAGTTCAAAGAAAAAAGGATCAAGAACTTCAAAGAAGGGGACGAacaattccaaaaataaaaggGAAGGTTCTGCAGCTGATTATAACCCTGGGCAGGAAGATGACGACATTGAAGCTAGGAATGATGTTCAAAATAATAagctttcattcatgaataagCAT AGAAATGTAAGTAAAAATTGGCACATACCCGCTTCATTTCCTAGCAACGCAGTGATCTCTGCTTATGAAGCTCCACAAGTTGATAAATCGACCGAGCCTTTTGCTTGGGGAAAGCCTGATATTTTTTCCCTCCGCAG ATTGTGCTGGGAAAAGTTTGCGTGGTCTAGCCAGAAGGCTGACGAGTTGCTTTTGCCGGTATTAAAGGAATACAACAAGCATGAG ACTCAATTGCGGCTTGAAGCTTTTTATAGTTTCAATGAACGATTTGCTAAAATCCGCAGCAAGAGAATACAAAAAGCCGTAAAAGGCATAACTGGAAAACAATCCTTGGACATAGATGAAGCTGGTGAGCACGAAAATCCTGCAAAACAGAAAACTGAAGGACGTGCCTTTGGGAACAAAAGGAAAAAATCCAATGTTGGCGAAAGAACAAATTCAGCCAAGGGGAAACAAAAAGGGGGACTGTCTACTGAAGTCAGAAGCACTGGACTTTGTACAGAGGCTGACAAACAGGGTTTGAGCCATGCCCAAAGCAGCAGATTGAAAGGAAGACGGAATGGAACAGCTTCTGGAAGAAGTAAACAAAACGATAGTTCTGATTCTGAGCTCAATGATACCAGTACACGTAATTACAACAGCAGCAGTGATGAGCATGAACATGAAGCAATTGCTCAAAGTGTGCGGAGG TCTAAGCGAGCCCGTAAACCAGCCAGCTACTTTGAGGAAGAAGAGGAAACTGATGTTTCGACCAAGAAATGTCGCAAGGAAGATTTGGAAACTGCTGATTATATAGAACAAGATTTGGCAACTGAAGATCTGCTTGAGCAATCCTTTGCTGGAGACTACCTAGTAAATGGTGGTGGATTCTGTGCTGAAGAAGAGCAAGTCGAAACGGAGAGTGATCAAATGAGTTCAATCCAGAGGGATACTAGTAGCATCGATGCCAATAGGGAATACTTGCAAATGGGTGGTGGGTTTTGTGTAGACGATGAGGATGATTTGGGTCTTCGAAAATACGATGAAGGTGGAGCATCTGCTTGTGGAGAATACGATGAGGATGCTTATGCTCCCATTACTACTTGTCCAAGTGAAAATGTTACGGCTTTACCTAGTGTTCCAGATACTACAGTTCAGGGCGATCTATATATGGGTGATCAACGCAAAACTACGGATGGAAGTCTATCGACTTTGGCACCAACTAATAACAAGGGTGCTCCGACTTCTGTGAACCCGTTTAGCGCTATTCCATatctgaagaagaagagaaaacgTTGA
- the LOC130804694 gene encoding DNA repair protein UVH3 isoform X1 yields the protein MGVHGLWDLLAPVGRRVSVETLAGKRVAIDASIWMIQFMKAMRDERGEMVRNAHLLGFFRRICKLLFLRTKPVFVFDGGTPALKRRTVIARRRQRENAQAKIRKTAEKLLLNHVKAMQLKELADNLKHQKENNSSKGKETLLEESDALEINSAAWEGRNQEMIDEMVAASILAEDSGELGTILSSAAEIGSSSGNTSASAALLSKEDEDEDDEDDEEMILPITDGGVDPAVLAALPPSIQLDLLVQMRERLMAENRQKYQKVKKAPQKFSELQIEAYLKTVAFRREIDQVQKAASGKGVGDVQTSRIASESNREYIFSSSFSGDKLLLASGGAEKNPVEQQSTEKKDSSFDILNAMVSATKSNSEAGSDVDGTVQTFLDERGRMRVSRRRAMGIRMTSDLQRNIDLLNELEQERTVSTEANARKTLDMEVHPGKSKSLEAPNEFNCSIMQNSEVKSLEPEIPKDTLSETCITISFDDHDGKQNSLDGVDDLFAHLVAGDHVPFSSDDNSTSDIEWEEGTIGRERGSSSDGNKLETNSFYALYENDTGSDVEWEEGTSIMHDKSCIKSLDVEEISGKETVMKWPDQPSDVREHVLSFSADVQKAISKGSAEEEAALQEAVRRSIQDLTDGKASSTCNIEQQLESCSPLPSSHLDRVLDGNLQSQSTFDNQKSQSTIDECDRSNLLTEKNTFESSFSGTHLTSSDLTTAGPVHCIDTKDLHEQQINTSTETNHDSNFESGFVTQTDMATDSLNGTIPKKLTDDKDNDEAIPMSNPNEVYEYFVGQTTSVSAEQTLHGNSKKIEGKDGIYLVGLNEICHDMNFASKDEENTLKPLGSSLEDELLVLDQEFKSLGDEQRKLERNADSANAEMFVECQELLQMFGLPYIIAPMEAEAQCAYMELANLVDGVVTDDSDVFLFGAQSVYKNIFDDRKYVETYLMKDIESELGLNREKLIRMALLLGSDYTEGVSGIGIVNAIEVVNAFPEEDGLQKFREWIESPDPAILGKLGVEQRSSSKKKGSRTSKKGTNNSKNKREGSAADYNPGQEDDDIEARNDVQNNKLSFMNKHRNVSKNWHIPASFPSNAVISAYEAPQVDKSTEPFAWGKPDIFSLRRLCWEKFAWSSQKADELLLPVLKEYNKHETQLRLEAFYSFNERFAKIRSKRIQKAVKGITGKQSLDIDEAGEHENPAKQKTEGRAFGNKRKKSNVGERTNSAKGKQKGGLSTEVRSTGLCTEADKQGLSHAQSSRLKGRRNGTASGRSKQNDSSDSELNDTSTRNYNSSSDEHEHEAIAQSVRRSKRARKPASYFEEEEETDVSTKKCRKEDLETADYIEQDLATEDLLEQSFAGDYLVNGGGFCAEEEQVETESDQMSSIQRDTSSIDANREYLQMGGGFCVDDEDDLGLRKYDEGGASACGEYDEDAYAPITTCPSENVTALPSVPDTTVQGDLYMGDQRKTTDGSLSTLAPTNNKGAPTSVNPFSAIPYLKKKRKR from the exons GTTAAAGCAATGCAACTGAAAGAATTGGCTGATAATCTCAAACATCAGAAAGAAAACAACAGTTCTAAGGGCAAGGAAACTTTGTTAGAAGAATCTGACGCTTTAGAGATTAATAGTGCAGCATGGGAAGGTCGCAATCAGGAAATGATAGATGAGAT GGTGGCAGCTTCAATACTAGCGGAGGACTCTGGTGAACTGGGAACTATATTGAGTTCTGCAGCTGAGATTGGTAGCTCGAGTGGAAATACATCTGCTTCTGCTGCTCTACTTTCCAAAGAGGATGAGGATgaggatgatgaagatgatgaagagaTGATACTT CCAATAACTGATGGAGGTGTGGATCCAGCTGTATTAGCTGCTTTGCCTCCATCTATACAGCTTGATCTACTTGTTCAG ATGAGGGAAAGATTGATGGCCGAGAATAGACAGAAGTATCAAAAAGTTAAAAAG GCTCCTCAGAAATTCTCTGAACTCCAAATTGAGGCATATCTTAAAACAGTAGCTTTCCGGCGTGAAATTGATCAAGTTCAAAAAGCGGCTTCTGGGAAGGGTGTTGGTGATGTTCAGACTTCTCGCATCGCATCTGAATCTAATAGAGAATAcattttttcatcatcattttccgGTGATAAACT ACTTCTCGCGTCAGGTGGAGCTGAAAAAAATCCTGTGGAACAACAAAGTACAGAAAAGAAGGATTCTTCATTTGATATTCTGAATGCCATGGTTTCTGCTACCAAGTCAAATTCAGAAGCTGGATCAGATGTTGATGGAACTGTTCAGACTTTCTTAGATGAGAGAGGGCGTATGCGTGTCAGTAGAAGAAGAGCTATGGGCATTCGTATGACTAGCGATTTGCAGAGGAACATTGATTTGCTGAATGAACTGGAACAGGAGAGAACAGTTAGTACTGAAGCAAATGCTCGCAAAACTCTTGATATGGAGGTTCATCCTGGAAAATCTAAATCTTTGGAGGCACCGAATGAATTTAATTGTAGCATCATGCAAAATAGCGAAGTCAAATCATTAGAGCCTGAGATCCCTAAAGATACGCTAAGTGAAACTTGTATAACGATATCTTTTGATGATCATGATGGGAAGCAAAACTCTCTAGATGGTGTTGATGACCTTTTTGCTCATCTGGTGGCTGGGGATCACGTACCATTTTCTTCTGATGACAATTCTACCTCAGATATTGAATGGGAAGAGGGTACGATTGGTAGGGAAAGAGGGAGTTCTTCTGACGGTAATAAACTTGAAACAAATTCTTTTTATGCTCTATATGAAAATGACACGGGATCTGATGTGGAATGGGAAGAAGGTACTAGTATAATGCATGATAAATCTTGTATAAAGTCTCTTGATGTAGAAGAAATCAGTGGTAAAGAGACCGTCATGAAGTGGCCGGATCAACCATCTGATGTTCGTGAACATGTGCTATCTTTTTCAGCTGATGTCCAGAAGGCTATCTCAAAAGGGTCTGCTGAAGAAGAAGCTGCTTTGCAGGAGGCTGTGAGGAGGAGTATCCAGGATCTAACTGATGGAAAGGCAAGTTCCACCTGCAATATAGAACAGCAGCTGGAAAGTTGCAGTCCTTTGCCTAGCTCACATCTGGATAGGGTTTTGGATGGTAATCTGCAATCTCAATCAACTTTTGATAATCAGAAATCTCAATCAACAATTGATGAGTGTGACCGATCTAATCTCCTTACTGAAAAGAATACATTTGAGTCTAGCTTTTCTGGCACACACTTGACATCATCTGATCTTACTACTGCTGGACCAGTTCATTGCATAGACACAAAGGACCTACATGAGCAGCAAATAAATACTAGCACAGAGACTAATCATGATAGTAATTTTGAGAGTGGTTTTGTTACTCAAACAGACATGGCTACTGATTCTTTAAATGGTACCATACCCAAAAAGTTAACTGATGACAAGGATAATGATGAAGCTATTCCCATGAGCAATCCTAATGAAGTATATGAATATTTCGTTGGACAAACAACATCTGTCTCGGCAGAGCAGACATTACACGGTAATTCCAAAAAGATAGAAGGTAAAGATGGTATCTATCTTGTTGGTTTGAACGAAATATGCCATGATATGAACTTCGCTTCCAAAGATGAGGAAAACACTCTTAAACCTCTTGGATCCTCCTTGGAGGATGAATTATTAGTGCTTGATCAAGAATTCAAAAGTCTTGGGgatgaacaaagaaaacttgAAAGGAATGCAGATTCTGCTAATGCTGAAATGTTTGTGGAGTGTCAG GAATTGCTCCAAATGTTTGGCTTACCATATATAATTGCACCAATGGAAGCAGAAGCTCAATGTGCTTATATGGAGCTTGCAAATCTTGTAGATGGGGTTGTCACCGACGATTCTGATGTTTTTCTCTTTGGAGCCCAAAGTGTctacaaaaatatatttgatgaCCGCAAATATGTCGAGACCTATCTTATGAAG GATATTGAAAGTGAGCTTGGGTTGAACAGAGAGAAATTAATTCGCATGGCTTTGTTACTTGGAAGTGATTATACCGAAGGTGTAAG TGGAATTGGTATTGTCAATGCTATTGAAGTTGTAAATGCATTTCCTGAGGAAGATGGGCTCCAAAAATTTCGTGAATGGATTGAATCACCTGATCCCGCAATTCTCGGAAAATTAGGAGTGGAACAAAGATCGAGTTCAAAGAAAAAAGGATCAAGAACTTCAAAGAAGGGGACGAacaattccaaaaataaaaggGAAGGTTCTGCAGCTGATTATAACCCTGGGCAGGAAGATGACGACATTGAAGCTAGGAATGATGTTCAAAATAATAagctttcattcatgaataagCAT AGAAATGTAAGTAAAAATTGGCACATACCCGCTTCATTTCCTAGCAACGCAGTGATCTCTGCTTATGAAGCTCCACAAGTTGATAAATCGACCGAGCCTTTTGCTTGGGGAAAGCCTGATATTTTTTCCCTCCGCAG ATTGTGCTGGGAAAAGTTTGCGTGGTCTAGCCAGAAGGCTGACGAGTTGCTTTTGCCGGTATTAAAGGAATACAACAAGCATGAG ACTCAATTGCGGCTTGAAGCTTTTTATAGTTTCAATGAACGATTTGCTAAAATCCGCAGCAAGAGAATACAAAAAGCCGTAAAAGGCATAACTGGAAAACAATCCTTGGACATAGATGAAGCTGGTGAGCACGAAAATCCTGCAAAACAGAAAACTGAAGGACGTGCCTTTGGGAACAAAAGGAAAAAATCCAATGTTGGCGAAAGAACAAATTCAGCCAAGGGGAAACAAAAAGGGGGACTGTCTACTGAAGTCAGAAGCACTGGACTTTGTACAGAGGCTGACAAACAGGGTTTGAGCCATGCCCAAAGCAGCAGATTGAAAGGAAGACGGAATGGAACAGCTTCTGGAAGAAGTAAACAAAACGATAGTTCTGATTCTGAGCTCAATGATACCAGTACACGTAATTACAACAGCAGCAGTGATGAGCATGAACATGAAGCAATTGCTCAAAGTGTGCGGAGG TCTAAGCGAGCCCGTAAACCAGCCAGCTACTTTGAGGAAGAAGAGGAAACTGATGTTTCGACCAAGAAATGTCGCAAGGAAGATTTGGAAACTGCTGATTATATAGAACAAGATTTGGCAACTGAAGATCTGCTTGAGCAATCCTTTGCTGGAGACTACCTAGTAAATGGTGGTGGATTCTGTGCTGAAGAAGAGCAAGTCGAAACGGAGAGTGATCAAATGAGTTCAATCCAGAGGGATACTAGTAGCATCGATGCCAATAGGGAATACTTGCAAATGGGTGGTGGGTTTTGTGTAGACGATGAGGATGATTTGGGTCTTCGAAAATACGATGAAGGTGGAGCATCTGCTTGTGGAGAATACGATGAGGATGCTTATGCTCCCATTACTACTTGTCCAAGTGAAAATGTTACGGCTTTACCTAGTGTTCCAGATACTACAGTTCAGGGCGATCTATATATGGGTGATCAACGCAAAACTACGGATGGAAGTCTATCGACTTTGGCACCAACTAATAACAAGGGTGCTCCGACTTCTGTGAACCCGTTTAGCGCTATTCCATatctgaagaagaagagaaaacgTTGA